A single region of the Sphingomonas sp. LY29 genome encodes:
- a CDS encoding integration host factor subunit beta, whose product MIRSELVQKLCNDFPDLTQREVENVVSALFDSITDQLAKGGRVELRGFGAFSTRQRDARTGRNPRTGEAVDVDAKRVPYFKPGKEMRERLNLGEVTAE is encoded by the coding sequence GAAATTGTGCAATGATTTTCCCGATCTCACGCAGCGTGAGGTCGAGAACGTGGTGTCGGCCTTGTTCGATTCGATCACCGATCAGCTTGCCAAGGGCGGGCGTGTCGAGCTTCGCGGCTTCGGCGCCTTTTCGACCCGTCAGCGCGATGCGCGCACGGGCCGCAACCCGCGTACCGGCGAGGCGGTCGACGTCGATGCCAAGCGCGTGCCCTATTTCAAGCCGGGCAAGGAAATGCGCGAGCGCCTGAATTTAGGCGAAGTCACCGCCGAATAG